The DNA window AATTTGTTCACCCTGACTCCGGCACAGAAAGGCCGCATCGAAGCTGGTGAGCAGATGCTGTATGAATATCTGGTCAAGCTTCGTGCAACGGATTTGGAACCGCACATGAATTGGTATAGCAAATCGGTCAGCGATTTGGTCATCGCGCTTGGCCACGCTTCGCGCGCGTTGAAACTGCTGACGCCGCAGAACCCCGACACAGTCGCTTAAAACCGGGCAATCACAAGTCTATTAAGTCGGTTTTCGGTTGAATGTCTGGGAATTCAAGAACTCAACACATAGGATCGAAGGAACAAAGGTTCAAAGGGACTTTTCACTGCTTGTTGGAATCCTTCTTTGATCCTTTGACTTTTGGTTCCTTTGTGTTGATCCGTATATCAAGCTGAAATCCGACCTAAGTTGCAATGAATTCTATTGGTTACCGCAGAGTAATTTTGGTTGTTTGTTTTTTGACCTGGCTTTGGTCTGGCGCAGCCTGCGCGAAAGCCCAATCGGTGCCGGTCAAATCGCTGCCGATTTATGAGCCTTGTCCGTCACTGGCTGCCGGAGCTTCGCAGGATGATGGAGTTGCCAAGGCGATCGTTGCATTGAAAGGCCAGGACGCCAAGGCGCGAATTCAAGCTGCACAGCAACTGAGCAAAGCTTGTGATAAGCGCGCGGTTGACCCGCTGCTGGATGTTTTGGGCAGTGACGCGGAAACCTCTGTTCGCATCGCCGCCGCTGAAGCGTTAGGCAAACTCGCTGATCAGGAATCCGTTCAACCAATGATGGACGTTCTCGGCAGCCAAAACATCGAAGTCAAAACCGCAATGGTCAGCGCATTTGCCTCGTTTCCAGGGTTTAAAGGCAGAAACGCCGTCGTAAATCTGGTCGCCAATCCCAGTGGAGCCGACATTACAGACGAAGCCGATATGCGATTGCGATGCGCGGCGATTTTGACCGCCTGCCAACTGAAAGACGTCAGTCATTCGCGGAAATCCATTTTGTTTTTGTTTGATTTTCTCAACAGCCAGCATCCAAACATTCGCGCACTGGCGGAACAGACATTGATGGAATTGAAAAATACGCGCAACGGCGAAACAGAAATGATCGCCATCATGAAACAGAGCAACAACCCTGTGTTGCGTCGTTGGGCGGCGACCTGGATCGGCAAAATCGGGTTTACGGGTGCGCGCGAAGCCTTGCAGGAAGCCGCAGCGACAGATTCCGATGCGCAGGTTAAACAACTTGCGGCGGAGTCTTTGAAGAAGTTGTCGCAATAACCGGGGATTTTGGCGGCTCAGATTGGCTATGCTAAGCTGCGCCCTCGTTCAAACTACATCAAAAATCAGAAATACGGAGCAAGCTGGCAGCTTGCTCTACTTTTACGGAGGAACTGCTTTGAGCGTTCTGGTTGATAAAAGCACCCGTCTGATTGTTCAAGGTCTCACGGGAAAAGAAGGAACATTTCATGCGCTGCAAATGCGTGATTACGGCACCAACGTCGTCGGCGGCGTTACGCCCGGCAAAGGCGGAACGACACACGAAGGCTTTCCGGTATTCAATACTGTTGCTGATGCGGTCGAAAACGCAGGTGCAAACGCGACGGTAATTTACGTTCCGCCCCCGTTTGCGGCGGATGCGATTATGGAAGCTGCGGATGCGGGCGTCGGTTTGATCGTCTGCATTACGGAAGGAATTCCGGCGCTGGATATGGTCAAGGCGTATCACTACGTTCAAGCGCGTGGCGTACGTTTGATCGGTCCGAATTGTCCGGGCGTGATTTCGCCCGGCAAATGCAAGGTTGGCATTATGCCCGCGCGGATTCATTTGGAAGGCAGAGTCGGCGTCATTTCCCGCTCTGGCACGTTGACCTATGAAGCGGTTGGTCAGTTGACGGCGCTGGGCATTGGCCAATCCACTTGTATCGGTATCGGTGGTGATCCGGTCATCGGAACCACGCAGCGCGACGCTGTCGAATTGTTCAACAACGATCCGGACACCGACGCAATTGTGATGATTGGGGAGATTGGCGGAAGCGCCGAAGAAGAAGCTGCCGATTACGTCAAAGCCAACGTCAAAAAACCGGTTGTCGGATTCATTTGCGGCCAGACCGCGCCTCCGGGACGCCGCATGGGACACGCCGGGGCGATCATTTCCGGCGGCAAAGGCACCGCCGATGAGAAGATGAAAGCGATGGCTGCCGCAGGAATTCACGTGGTGAAAAGCCCAGCGGACATCGGCGCAAAGGTCAAAGAAGTTTTGAAATAACCATACTTTCACCTTGCAATGGCGACCAGTAAAGCGAAATCCTTGCAACAATACCCTCGTCGTCAGCCAGACGGATATTTAGCCGATGAGTCTCTTTTTCCTGTTCCGGAGTCGCCATTGCCATCTGCTGACTTGAGCCGTGCGATAGAAAGCGCCTTCGCGCGCTGCTTGAAAAACAAAAAAGGAGAGACCATCAAGCTTCCGCAAACGCCGGATGAACTTGTCAATTTGTGCATTCAGCACTTGCGCGAACGCAGCGATCCGGTACTCAGCCCGTTCTTTTTCAGCCAGTGTCGCGTCGAAGAAATCTTTGAATTGGACGCCATCGCACACGAAATGCAGCGGCGTCGAATGCAGATCGGCATTTTCTACCAGTATTTGATCATCGAATTGATGAAGTATCGCTATCCCGCGACAGTGGACGGCAAGAAGGAAGGCGATGTCGAAACTGAGCTTGAGACGCCTGGATTTGACAAAGGATTGCGTGTGTTCATGTCTGTGAAAAAGTCCGGTGACACGGTCTGAGGCCAGGACGTGCCCGGCGTTATTCGCCGCCTTGAAGCGATGGCAACCGAAGATAAAAATTTGACGCGACCGTATCTTTGCGTGGTTTGCGTTGCCACGCCACCGCGAGGGAAAATTCTCTCTTACAACGAATCCAGGCAGATGAAGCGCAACAACGAAGGCCACCCTTATTCGCCGAATTGCGAGGTATGGTTGCCGGGGTTTATCTTTCCGTTCATCTGTGGATTGTCACCGACGGAGGTTTATAAAGCGGCTTTGGAAAAAGTCAGCGAGTTTCTGCCGTTCCACGCATTGCCACAACGCCGGGAATGCGCCGAGTTGCTTTCGGCGAAATTGAATGAGTTGGAATTGGTCAACGCCGAAACTGGGAAATTGGATTTGCTGCGTTTCCAGGAATTCGTCAGTCAGGCTCCAAGGAAAAAAGAGAAGGCGGAGAAATGAGTTCGCAAGCAGAAAAAACAATCGTCAGAAAAGCTGAAGCAACCTGCACGATCATTAACGGCGATAGCCGGGAAGAACTAAAGGAATTCGACGGGCAGGTTGATTTGATCGTCACCTCTCCGCCGTATGCTGACGCACGGCGCAAACATTACGACAGCGTACATCCGGACCAATTCGTGGATTGGTTCCTGACATTTCACGAGCCGTTCTTCAACGCCTTGAAGCCAGAGGGCAGCCTGGTCATAAACATCAAGGATAAGGTGGTGGATGGAGTCCGGCATCGCTATGTTTGGCGAACGATTGAGGCGTTCTGTGAACGCGGGTGGTTGGCGATTGACGATTATATCTGGCACAAAACAAATCCAATGCCAGGAGCTTGGCCTGCACGGTTGAGTGATGGCTGGGAATACTGCTTCCATCTGGCCAAATCGAAACGACCGTTTTTCAATGCGGATGCGGTGCGCAAACCGATTGGCGATTGGGTCGAGTCACGATTGCGAAAGTTGGGCGAGAATGACTTGAGCAGACATAATTCGGCAAACGCGAGCGGTTTTGGACGCGATATTTCCAAATGGGTGGGAAAGGAAACGGTTCTTCCCTCCAATGTCATCAGCCGCGCGCTGGTCGGCAAAAATAAAAATCATCCGGCAGTTTTTCCCGTGGATTTGCCTTTGTTTTTTATCAAATTGCTCAGCCCGCCAGATGGACTTGTGATTGATCCTTTCGGTGGTAGCGGGACCACGGGTGTGGCTGCGCTATCAGCCGGGCGCGATTGCGTAATTATTGATAACAATGCCTCTTACTGTCAGGAAGCGGCCAAGCGTTTGCTGGAAGAAGCCGACGCGCAAGATGATGAAGAAGTAGACGCCGATTTGTCCGCTACACAGCGAACGCTTTATGAAGTGATGAAATGAAATCGCGGTCAATCTCACGCATCAAAGTTTGGGAATCGCCAACCGCCAGTTGGAAAGCAACTGCCGGTAAATTTCCTCTGCCCGTTGTTTTTCTCCGAGTGAAGCGTACACGCCAGCCAGCAGGCTGAGCGTTGTTGATTCTCGTCCGCTATCTTTCAAATCCCGCCAAATCGTCAACGCCTCTTCAAGCTGCATTCGCGCAGATGGTTTTTCGTTTAGCACAAAATTGGTTTCGCCAAGGCCCGTCAGCGTGATGGCAAGCCGAGCTTTGTCGTTCAGCGAGCGCGCCAAAGGCAGTGCCTGTAGGTAAAACTCTCTTGCCTGGCTTGGTTTTTCCAGGGATTGATAAACCAAACCGAGATTGCCTAAGGTCACGACCTCACCGCGTTTGTCGCCGATTTCGCGGCGTATCTTCAACGCTTGCTCAAAATTCTCCAGCGCCTTCGTCCACTCGCTCAGGCCAACATATAAACCGCCAAGATTGTTCAGGGTCGTCGCTTCGCCGCGCCTGTCACCGCTTGCGCGTCGCAATGGCAGTGATTCCTGGTACAACTGCAAGGCGAGATCGTTTTGTCCCGTGGCCGAATAAAGGCTTGCCAGGTCGTTTAAGGTGGTCGCCTCGCTCCGTTTGTCGTTTAACTCGCGCCATAGGGGTAAGGTTCGTGAGTAAAACTCAAGCGCCGTTCTCTTGTCATTTAACGCATCGGCGACATAGGCCAGATTGCCAAGTGAAACCGCCTCGCCGCGTTTATCTCCAACGGCGCGCCAGAGCGGCAATGCATCGCGAAATAAATTGGCTGCCAAAGGAAGCTGACCGCCGCGCGCAGCCAGGCTGCCCAGGCTGTTCAGTGCCGATGCTTCGCCTGTTTTGTCCTGAGCCTGCTGCCAGTAGGCGATGGAGCGTTGGTAATGCTCAAATGCTTTTTGCGGCTGCCCCTGCTCTTCGTACAACTTGCCGAGGTTGAATAGCGTGGCGGCTTCGCGCGCGGCACGGTTGCCTGTGTTATTGCTTCTTCCCGTCAAACTCGCGGTTTCGACGATCAGTTTGGCTTGGTTGAAACAATTCTGGGCCTGATTGCCGTCACCTATGGAATTGTAAATGCGGCCGAGTTGCGTCAGCGTGGACGCTTCCAGTGTGCGATTGCCTGCGGCTCGCCACAGTGGCAGAGATTGATGGTAGTAGCTGATGGCCTGCTGTTTGTCACCCAGGGAATTGGCGATTTCGGCAAGCTGATTCATTGTGCTTGCCATCTCGGCAGGATCGCTGAATACGCCTGTTGCGCGCCAAAGTTGAAGCGATTCTTCGTATTTAAGCGAAGCTTCGCGCAGGGCTTTGGCGGTTCCCTGGGCGCGCAACGTTTCAGCTTCGCGCTGAACAGCTTTTGCCTGACGACGACTCTCCTCCGCATTGGCCGACGCTACTCCCGGTTCCAAGTTGGCAGTCAGGTAATTTTCCACTTTGTTAAAACGAGGAACGCTGATGCGGTAAGAGTAATCGTAAAGGCCTTCGATGCGCGGCGGAACGGGTTGGGGCAATCTCAGCCGAAATGAGCCAAGTTGCCGCGATTGCGGAGTGGGCTGAACCGGTTGATCACTTTTTACTGGGATCTGCGTTTGGGCGTAAGCCGCCGCGTAAAGAGTCGCTCCTCCCAGGACGATGCCTGCAAGCAAATGTCGAAATTGATAATTCAGCACGACACTCATAGAAGTTGAAACCGAAAACGCGGCGAGAGGATGACACGTGTGCAGGTGGGAAACAAACGTGGGAAGCAGTTCGCAGTAACTAACTTTTGGTCAGGCTGCGAACTGCATTTGAAGAGCAGAATTACTGCGATCCAAGCCGCAAAACCAACCCGGTCGAAAGTCGGAAATTATGCTGGGAATCGTCATTGAATCTGGTCAACACATAATCCGCCTGGAACAAGCGAATTGCCAGATTGTCGTGAACTTTGGCGTCGAGTCCGCCGCCCACCGCCATCGCGAAAGCAGAATCATCAAATTTGACTGTTCCAAGTGGGCCAAGGGTTTTTGTGGTAGACCGAGCCGCACCTAACAACACATGACCGAACGGTTGCAGAACCTTGTGCTCGCGGTAGGTGAATCGCGGCCCGACGAGAAACAAATAAGCGCTCAAGTCGGCGCGGACGCCGGGCGCAAGAGTTGCCGTGTCGTAATGCCCGCTGAAATCCGCGACGATGCCCGCATATTTTGTGAAATTGATCGCGGCGGATGCATTCCATCCATGCAAATCCAGGCCGTCGTCAGCGTCATCCGCATGAAGATATGAATAGCCGCCAAAAATTTCGGCTTTGGGCGCGCTTTGAGCCTTTCCTATGAGCGGGAAAATCAGCAGCAATGCCGCAAGTAAAATCAACTTACGCATAGATTCCTCCTAAATCAGCTTCCCGAAGAGCCGGCATTTGGGGGGTCAGTTTTAAGAGACAGATGGTGTTATCAGAAAGCTTTTGTTGAAATTCTCTGGCACGGGGTAAATGAAGGGCGCGCGTATGATAAGCAATTTAATGAAGATTGCAACCATCAATTTTGGAAAGCAGATTCCGGTGGTTGGTCAAAAGGAGGTTGGCTTTGTAAAATGCCGCGGCATCGAAAAAGTAGCGCAAGGTTGAACGTCAACATTGTTGAAGATGCATTATCGGCCACCGACCACGTTTATGCTTCGATTGATTATTCAAAACAGCACGCATTCCGGCGAACAGCTTTATCTCGATCCCAAGAAAACGAATTGGGTATTACTGGGGCGAGGCGAAGAAAGCGTTCTGCGGTTTGCTGAACCCTGTGTTTCCGCCCGGCACGCAATTGTTTCCACCGAGCAAGGCGAATTTTTCCTGCTCGACCAGGACAGTACAAATGGAACCTTTCTCAATGGCGAACGTGTCCGCACATCAAAATTGAAGACGGGCGATGTCATCGAGCTGGGATCATTTGGACCGAGATTGCAGGTTGTCATTGATGAAGCAAAGGGATCGAATGACGTTCAAGGCGCTGACCTGGGCACCCGTCCGCAATTTGATGACACTGCGCGAGTCCGTTCCGCGCAAACGGTGCAATGGACCATCCGGGAAGCCGCCCAAACCATAGGCCTATATAATCCCCACCAGGATTCCGGAGAAATTCCGCCGCCGATCGGAATTACCGCTTTAGCCCTATTTTGCGCAATTATTGGGATTATCGTTCTCGCGTTGACGGTTCTAAACCTGGGAGTGTCCGTCTCGATTCTTGCCGGAATCATTGCCTTCATCCCGGCAGCTTTTTATCTGGGAGTATTTTTGTGGCTGGATCGGTATGACCCTGAGCCGGTGCGCACTTTGGCATTTGCGTTTGCTTGGGGAGCGGTTGTCGCGATTTTTGTTTCCAGTGTTTTCAATGAAGCGTTCAAGCATGCATTCGGCGACTTCCTGACCGGAGTGATTTCTGCTCCGATGATTGAAGAAGGAAGCAAGGGGGCTGGGGTTGTATTGATCGCGCTGTTGTTCAAACACGATTTTGACAGCGTGCTGGATGGAATCGTGTATGCGGGAGTTGTCGCGCTTGGCTTTGCGACGATGGAAAACGTGGATTATTACGGCGACAGTCTGATGAATGGCGGAACGAACTCTTTGGTCGGAACCTTCATTGTTCGCGGGATTCTTTCGCCTTTTTCCCATGTCCTTTTTACTTCGATGACCGGCATCGGCTGTGGTATCGCCCGTGAAACCTACAATCCGGTGTTGAAGTTTGCAGCGCCATTGTTGGGATACGCCGGGGCGATGACATTGCACGCCCTGTGGAACGTGCTGGCTTCATTCAGCCTGGGAGTATTTTATTTTGGATATTTATTCCTGGAAATGCCGCTGTTCATCGGATTTGTCTGCGTGATTGTGATGATGTTGCGCAGAGAAGCCCGAATCTTGCGTCATACGCTTTCCCAGGAGGTCGAACGAGGGTTGATTGCTCCGGAACAATTGGAAATCGCCATTTCCGTGTTTCGCCGCAGCCGTTGGGTGCTTTCGGCTTTTGGAGACACCAAGCGGTTTAACGCTCGCCGGCAATACCTGCGCAGCGTGGCAAAACTCGGACTCTGTCATTGGCACAACTCCCGTGCTGTTGCCGCAAAAGGGCAAACCGGAAGCCTTTCCGTGATTCCGAAGCTCCAGGTGGAAGTGTTTAACTTACGGGATCAAATCGAATAACGATTCTTTGCAGTGATTGACCTTCGGTTACAGAAAACTGTGATAAACCGACAAAGGAAGAGTCGTCGTAGAAAGACGAAAACAAGCAGCGAAGGAGAAGCAAGTTTTATGGTGTCAACAACGAGTGCGATTTTCCCTCCAGGTCCGAAGTCGCCGATTCCTGGCGTGAATCTGATTCGGCTTCGGCGCAACCCGATCAGGTTTTTGTCTCAGATCGCGAATGAATACGGAGAAATCGTTTATTTCAAGCTCGGGCCACAGCCGGTTTTTCTGCTGAACAATCCGGATTTGATCCGCGATGTGTTGGTCACCCACAACAAACAGTTCATGAAGGGCGAAGGGTTGCAGCGAGCGAAAAAACTGTTGGGCGAAGGCCTGTTGACCAGCGAGGGAGATTTTCACCTGCGACAGAGGCGGTTGGCTCAACCGGCTTTTCATCGCCAGCGAATTGCGGGGTACGCTTCGACGATGGTTGAGTACGCCCAACGCGTGAGCGATGGATGGCAGACGGGGGAGGCAAAAGACATTGCGCGAGAAATGATGCGGTTGACGTTGGCCATCGCGGGAAAAACGCTGTTTGATGCCGATGTGGAAACCGAAGCTGACGAAATCGGTGATGCGCTCGGCGAGGCGATGGAATTGTTCGGCTATTTGACCCTTCCATTTTCTCAGTTCCTGGAGCGGTTGCCGCTTCCAATCATGAAGCGGTTCAGGGCCGCCCGGCAGCGATTGGATGAAACCATCTATCGAATGATCCGTGAACGTCGCCAAAGCGGTGAAGATCGCGGCGATCTGCTTTCGATGCTGATGCAGGCGCGGGACATCGAAGGCGACGGTGCGGGCATGACCGATGAACAGCTTCGCGATGAGGCGATGACCATTTTTCTGGCCGGGCACGAAACGACAGCCAACGCGCTGACCTGGACCTGGTATCTGCTTTCGCAAAATCCTGAAGCCGAATCAAGGCTTCATGCGGAAATCGCTGAGGTGCTCGGCGGTCGAACCGCAACAGCAGAAGATCACCCACGCTTGCGATTCACCGAGATGGTATTTGCCGAAGCCATGCGCTTGTATCCGCCCGCCTGGTTGATTGGTCGCCGGGCGCTGCACGATTACAAACTGAATGAGTATCACGTTCCCGCTCGTTCGATTCTTCTGATGAGCCAGTATGTAATGCATCGAAATCCGAAGTACTTTCCAGAACCCGATCGCTTCATTCCGGAGCGTTGGATGTCCGAAGCCTGTGAGAGCAGGCCAAAATTCAGCTACTTTCCTTTCGGTGGAGGCCCGCGCGTATGCATCGGAGAAAATTTCGCCTGGATGGAGGGCA is part of the Acidobacteriota bacterium genome and encodes:
- a CDS encoding HEAT repeat domain-containing protein, coding for MNSIGYRRVILVVCFLTWLWSGAACAKAQSVPVKSLPIYEPCPSLAAGASQDDGVAKAIVALKGQDAKARIQAAQQLSKACDKRAVDPLLDVLGSDAETSVRIAAAEALGKLADQESVQPMMDVLGSQNIEVKTAMVSAFASFPGFKGRNAVVNLVANPSGADITDEADMRLRCAAILTACQLKDVSHSRKSILFLFDFLNSQHPNIRALAEQTLMELKNTRNGETEMIAIMKQSNNPVLRRWAATWIGKIGFTGAREALQEAAATDSDAQVKQLAAESLKKLSQ
- the sucD gene encoding succinate--CoA ligase subunit alpha; protein product: MSVLVDKSTRLIVQGLTGKEGTFHALQMRDYGTNVVGGVTPGKGGTTHEGFPVFNTVADAVENAGANATVIYVPPPFAADAIMEAADAGVGLIVCITEGIPALDMVKAYHYVQARGVRLIGPNCPGVISPGKCKVGIMPARIHLEGRVGVISRSGTLTYEAVGQLTALGIGQSTCIGIGGDPVIGTTQRDAVELFNNDPDTDAIVMIGEIGGSAEEEAADYVKANVKKPVVGFICGQTAPPGRRMGHAGAIISGGKGTADEKMKAMAAAGIHVVKSPADIGAKVKEVLK
- a CDS encoding site-specific DNA-methyltransferase — encoded protein: MSSQAEKTIVRKAEATCTIINGDSREELKEFDGQVDLIVTSPPYADARRKHYDSVHPDQFVDWFLTFHEPFFNALKPEGSLVINIKDKVVDGVRHRYVWRTIEAFCERGWLAIDDYIWHKTNPMPGAWPARLSDGWEYCFHLAKSKRPFFNADAVRKPIGDWVESRLRKLGENDLSRHNSANASGFGRDISKWVGKETVLPSNVISRALVGKNKNHPAVFPVDLPLFFIKLLSPPDGLVIDPFGGSGTTGVAALSAGRDCVIIDNNASYCQEAAKRLLEEADAQDDEEVDADLSATQRTLYEVMK
- a CDS encoding tetratricopeptide repeat protein produces the protein MLNYQFRHLLAGIVLGGATLYAAAYAQTQIPVKSDQPVQPTPQSRQLGSFRLRLPQPVPPRIEGLYDYSYRISVPRFNKVENYLTANLEPGVASANAEESRRQAKAVQREAETLRAQGTAKALREASLKYEESLQLWRATGVFSDPAEMASTMNQLAEIANSLGDKQQAISYYHQSLPLWRAAGNRTLEASTLTQLGRIYNSIGDGNQAQNCFNQAKLIVETASLTGRSNNTGNRAAREAATLFNLGKLYEEQGQPQKAFEHYQRSIAYWQQAQDKTGEASALNSLGSLAARGGQLPLAANLFRDALPLWRAVGDKRGEAVSLGNLAYVADALNDKRTALEFYSRTLPLWRELNDKRSEATTLNDLASLYSATGQNDLALQLYQESLPLRRASGDRRGEATTLNNLGGLYVGLSEWTKALENFEQALKIRREIGDKRGEVVTLGNLGLVYQSLEKPSQAREFYLQALPLARSLNDKARLAITLTGLGETNFVLNEKPSARMQLEEALTIWRDLKDSGRESTTLSLLAGVYASLGEKQRAEEIYRQLLSNWRLAIPKL
- a CDS encoding outer membrane beta-barrel protein: MRKLILLAALLLIFPLIGKAQSAPKAEIFGGYSYLHADDADDGLDLHGWNASAAINFTKYAGIVADFSGHYDTATLAPGVRADLSAYLFLVGPRFTYREHKVLQPFGHVLLGAARSTTKTLGPLGTVKFDDSAFAMAVGGGLDAKVHDNLAIRLFQADYVLTRFNDDSQHNFRLSTGLVLRLGSQ
- a CDS encoding PrsW family intramembrane metalloprotease; this translates as MLRLIIQNSTHSGEQLYLDPKKTNWVLLGRGEESVLRFAEPCVSARHAIVSTEQGEFFLLDQDSTNGTFLNGERVRTSKLKTGDVIELGSFGPRLQVVIDEAKGSNDVQGADLGTRPQFDDTARVRSAQTVQWTIREAAQTIGLYNPHQDSGEIPPPIGITALALFCAIIGIIVLALTVLNLGVSVSILAGIIAFIPAAFYLGVFLWLDRYDPEPVRTLAFAFAWGAVVAIFVSSVFNEAFKHAFGDFLTGVISAPMIEEGSKGAGVVLIALLFKHDFDSVLDGIVYAGVVALGFATMENVDYYGDSLMNGGTNSLVGTFIVRGILSPFSHVLFTSMTGIGCGIARETYNPVLKFAAPLLGYAGAMTLHALWNVLASFSLGVFYFGYLFLEMPLFIGFVCVIVMMLRREARILRHTLSQEVERGLIAPEQLEIAISVFRRSRWVLSAFGDTKRFNARRQYLRSVAKLGLCHWHNSRAVAAKGQTGSLSVIPKLQVEVFNLRDQIE
- a CDS encoding cytochrome P450 → MVSTTSAIFPPGPKSPIPGVNLIRLRRNPIRFLSQIANEYGEIVYFKLGPQPVFLLNNPDLIRDVLVTHNKQFMKGEGLQRAKKLLGEGLLTSEGDFHLRQRRLAQPAFHRQRIAGYASTMVEYAQRVSDGWQTGEAKDIAREMMRLTLAIAGKTLFDADVETEADEIGDALGEAMELFGYLTLPFSQFLERLPLPIMKRFRAARQRLDETIYRMIRERRQSGEDRGDLLSMLMQARDIEGDGAGMTDEQLRDEAMTIFLAGHETTANALTWTWYLLSQNPEAESRLHAEIAEVLGGRTATAEDHPRLRFTEMVFAEAMRLYPPAWLIGRRALHDYKLNEYHVPARSILLMSQYVMHRNPKYFPEPDRFIPERWMSEACESRPKFSYFPFGGGPRVCIGENFAWMEGTLVLATLAQKWRMRLVPGHPVELHPLVTLRPKYGMKMILERR